The Cloacibacillus sp. An23 genomic sequence GGACGATTTTCACACCGTTTTAACATGCGCCAAGATAATGGACACCAGCGCGATAATAGACGGCAGGATACTGGACGTGGCGAAAACCGGCTTCCTCGAGGGGAACATCGTGCTTCCGCGTTTCGTGCTCGCCGAGCTTCAGGGCGTGGCCGACTCTACCGACCCGCTCCGCAGGACGAGGGGCCGCCGCGGCCTGTCGGTCGTCACAGACCTGCAGAAAGTCAAGGGGCTGACGGTCGAGATACCGGAGGTGACTCTGCGCGAGCTAGAACGCGACAAGGTGGACGAGGCCCTCGTAGTACTCGCGCGCAGGCTTAACGGCAAGGTCGTCACTACGGACTACAACCTCAACAAGGTCGCGCAGATAGAGGGAGTCGACGTGCTCAACGTCAATGACCTTGCGAACGCGCTGAAGCCGATGCTCCTGCCGGGCGAGAAGATAGAGATAGACATAATACGTCTCGGCAAAGAGAACCACCAGGGCATTGGCTATCTCGACGACGGAACGATGTTCGTCGTCGAGGACGGCTACCGCCACGTCGGCGAAAGGGTGAAGGTCACAGTCACGTCGATGCTCCAGACCTCGGCGGGCAGAATGATCTTCGGGCGCATACATCCGTAGCGGCAGATGAACGACGCGCCTCTCTGGTCGTTCCTCATAACGGCGGGCGGCTCCGGCAGCCGCCTCGGGGGCACGCCGAAGCAGTTCCGTATGCTCGGCGGCGCGCCGGTTTGGCGCTGGTCCTTCGATACCGCGGACAGGCTCCGCCGCATGGGGCGCGTCCGCGATATAGTCATGACCGTTCCGAGTGAAGACCTCGCCGTGCTCGCTGGCGAGGCGAAAAAGCTCGGGCTGACGCTCGTCGAGGGCGGACGTTCGAGAAGCGAGTCGGTGATAAAGGGACTTGGAGCGTGCCGCGGGCCGCACGTGCTGGTGCACGATGGGGCCCGCCCTTTTATAAGCGAAAGGCTTTGCCTTAAGCTCATGGACGCGGCGGAGGCCGAAGGCTCAGGGGCCGTGCCGCTGCTTCCCTCGACAGATTCGCTGAAAATCGCGGAGAACGGCGAAATTACCGGAACGGCGGACAGGTCGCGCTGTTTCAGGACGCAGACGCCGCAGGCTTTCCCTCTCCAAGAGCTTCTTGAGGTCATGGAAAATTCTCCGGACGGAGGGACTGACGAAGCGTCGCTTTGGATGGCGGCCGGCAGGAAAATCGTTCCTGTGGAGGGCGAAGAGATGAATTTCAAGATAACCTCTCGGTTCGACTGGGACGCGGCGAACGCGCTCGTGCGCTGCGCATGCAGAACCGAACGGCGGACGGGCCACGGCTACGACATCCATCAGCTCGCCGAGGGGCGTCCGCTCATTATCGCCGGCGTTAGGGTGGAGGGCGTCTCTTACGGCCTGCTCGGCCATTCCGACGCCGATGTCGTAGCGCACACTGTGATGGACGCGCTGCTCGGGGCGGCCGGAGAGCCTGATATCGGGACTCTCTTTCCTGCTTCGGACGAAAAGTGGCGCGGCGCGGACAGCATGGAGCTGCTTCGCGAGGTGCTGGCGCTGCTTGCGTCGAAGGGCTGGCGTCCCGAATGGGTGGACGTTACGCTCAACGCGCAGAGGCCGCGCCTCGGAGGCATGGTCCCGGCGTTCATCGAAAATATGAACGCCGCGCTCGGAGGCGGAGAAAAAAGGATCTTCAACATGAAGGTGAAGTCGGCGGAACACTGCGGAAGCGCCGGAAGAGGCGAGTGCATGATATGCCACGGCGTAGCCACTATATCGCGCGTTCTCGCTGAGTGCGCGCCGCGGCATGAATTTGATTAAAAAATCTTATGGAGGCTTTCTGAAAATGGAGAAAAACAGCGGGAAATTTGTTGATTATCGCGGTTTTACGTTCGACGACGTATTGTTAGTCCCCGGCTACAGCGAGGTGGTGCCGTCAGGCGTCAACGTGACGACCAAGCTTACGCCGCAGATAGACCTTAACATACCTATATGCAGCGCGGCGATGGACACCGTCACGGAAGCGCGCCTCGCGATAGCGCTCGCACGCGAGGGCGGTATCGGCATACTGCACAGGAACCTTCCGCTCGAGGATCAGGCGGTCGAGGTCGACAAAGTCAAGCGCTCCGAGTCCGGGGTCATAGTAGATCCGTTCTACCGCCATCCGTCCGACTCCATACGTCAGGCGGTCGAGCTCATGGAGCATTATCACATTTCCGGCGTTCCGGTCGTCGACGACGAGATACGTCTGGTAGGCATCATTACGAACCGCGACCTGCGCTTCGTCACCAACCTTGATCAGCCTATATCCAACGTAATGACGAAGGACCACCTTGTCACCGCTCCCGTCGGCACGACGCTCGACGACGCGAAGAGCATACTCATGGGCTCTAAGGTCGAGAAGCTTCCGATAGTAGACAAGGACAACAAGCTCAAAGGGCTTATAACGATAAAGGATATACTCAAGGCCAAGGCATTCCCGAACGCCGCGAAAGACTGCCACGGACGTCTCCGCGTCGGCGCGGCGATAGGCGTAGGGCACGACGCGAAGGACAGGGCCGCGGCCCTCGTCAAGGCGGGGGTCGACGTCATCGTCGTAGACACGGCGCACGGACACTCCAAGATGGTCATCGACATGGTGGCCTATCTCAGAAAGACCTATCCCGACCTTCCGATCATCGGCGGCAACATCGCCACCTCGGCTGCGGCGGAAGCTCTTATCGAAGCGGGAGCGGACGGCGTAAAGGTCGGAATCGGCCCCGGCTCTATATGCACGACGCGCATCGTCGCCGGCATCGGCGTCCCGCAGGTCGCGGCGGTGATGAACGTCTCCGAGACGGCGCACCGCCTCGGCAAGACCGTCATCGCCGACGGCGGAATCCGTTACTCGGGCGACATCGTCAAGGCGCTCGCTGCGGGCGGCGACGTCGTCATGATAGGCTCGCTCTTCGCCGGAACGGAAGAAAGCCCTGGAGAGCCCGTCATCTACAAGGGACGCTCCTTCAAGAGCTACCGCGGCATGGGCTCGCTCGGAGCGATGAAGGGCGGATGCAGCAAAGACCGCTATTTCCAGGAAGGCGCGACGGAAGACAAGCTCGTGCCGGAAGGCATAGAAGGTATGGTTCCGCACAAAGGGCCGATCTCCGCGGTCATCTATCAGATGGTCGGCGGCATACGCGCGGGCATGGGATACGTCGGCGCGCCGACGATTGACAGACTCCACACCGACTCGCGCTTCGTCCAGGTGACGGCGGCGTCGATGAAAGAAAGCCACCCGCACGACGTGGTGATAACGAAGGAAGCCCCGAATTACTGGGCGGAATAAAATTACAGACGAAGGCGGGCGTTCGAGAGGATCGCCCGCCTTGCGTGATTCCGCGCGTTGCTTTACGCGGCCCGGCGCTTCCTAGCCGGGCCGCGTGGTTTTATAATAAACGCAGAAATAATTTTTGCGAGGTGCAGCGATGGCGATTACTATTGCGACGTTCAACGTAAATTCCGTAAAGAGCCGCATTCCGGTTTTGACCGAGTGGTTCGACAGGGAGGGCGCGCCCGACGTGCTCTGCCTTCAGGAGACGAAGTGCCGCGACGAGGATTTCCCGGCGTATTTCTTCGAGGACTACTACGACCACTGCGTTTTCCGCGGCATGAAGAGCTACAACGGCGTCGCCGTGCTCTCGAAGCGCGAGCCGGACGAGGTGTGGTTCGGCCTCGGCGACGGCGAGGCGGCGGAGCGGGAGGAGTCGGAGAACGCGCGCGTCGCGCTCGCGCGCTTCGGCGAGCTTTTCGTCCTCAACACGTATATCCCGCAGGGCAAAGAGATCGACAACCCTGATTATCCGTACAAGCTGCGTTTTATAGAGCGCGTGCGCGGGTTGCTCGAACGCCGCTGTTCGCCGGAGGGCCTCGTCGTCTGGGTCGGCGACCTCAACGTCGCGCCCACCGACATCGACGTGACGAATCCCAAAAACAAGAAGGATCACGTCTGCTTCCACGAGGATGTGAAAAAGGCGCTCGCCTACGCGATGGAGTGGGGGCTCGTCGATATTTTCCGCGAACATCTGCCTGAGGCTGGTGAATATACTTTCTGGGATTACCGCGTAAAGGAGGCGCTCGCCAGAAATATCGGCTGGCGCATAGACCATGTGCTCGGCACGAAACGCGCCGCGGCGCTTTGCCGTTCGGTGCGTGTCGAACGCGAGCTGCGCGCTCTTGACAAGCCGTCCGACCACACGGCTGTGACGGCGGAGTTCGATATTGAGTTTTAAGGTATTGACAGCGGTAAAAAATATTATATAATTTCTGACGTAGTTTATAGCGACCGAAACCTGTGAGACGGAGATAACGTCTGTCGGGCGCCTACAGAGAGTCCGCGTTGGTGAGAGCGGATGGAACGCAGGCAGGCAAATGGACCGTTGAGGGCGCGGGGAAAGGCGAAAGCCGAGTATGACGCGACGCGTGGGCATGCGTAAGTTGCCGGAGATATGATGGTATCTCGCTAAGAGCACGCGCAAGCGTGAAACAAGGTGGCACCGCGGGAATTTTCAGCCCGTCCTTGGCAGATTAAGAAATCTGCCGGGGGCGGGCTTTTTCGTTCTCCGGCAGGGACAGGGGGTTTTTCAATGTATCCCGAACTGGAGGAAGTGAAGGCGCTAGCGAGGAGCGGAGATTACGGAAGGATACCGGTGTGCCGCGAGCTGTACGCCGACAGATTCACGCCCGTCGAGGTGATGAGGACGCTGCGCGCGGCGGGGAAGCACTGCTTCCTGCTTGAGAGCGCGGAGAACAACCAGCGCTGGGGGCGCTATTCATTCCTAGGCTACGAACCGGCTCTCGAGCTGACCTGCAACGACGGGAAGCTCCGCATCCGCGAGGCCGTCGGCGACGGCGAGACTCGCGAGAGAACGGAGGAGACCGACCATCCCGGCGCAGCCATCCGCGCGGTGCTTAGCGAGCACAAAAGCCCGAAGATCAAAGGGATGCCGCCCTTCTGCGGCGGCCTCGTCGGATATTTCTCGTACGACTATTTCAAATATGCCGAGCCGAAGCTGCGCGGCGGCGAAGAGGCAGGAGATTTCCGCGACGTGGACCTGATGCTTTTCGACAAGGTCATCGCGTTCGACCACTACCGTCAGAAGCTGATGCTTATCGCCGGAGTCCCGGCGAACGACGTCGACGCCGGGTATCTGCGCGCGTGGAAAGATTTGGACGACATGGAGTCGCTGCTCGTGAGCGGGGCGAAGGCGGTGTTCCGTCCGCTGCGTCTCAAGGAAGAGCTCACGCCGCGCTTTTCGAAGAAGGAGTACTGCGGCATGGTCGAACGCGCGAAGAAATATATCCGCGAAGGAGACATATTTCAGGTAGTACTTTCCAATCCGCTGACTGCGGCCGCCGAGGGCAGCCTGTTCGACACCTATCGCGTGCTTCGCACTACGAACCCGTCGCCCTATATGTTCTATTTCTCAAGCGACGACATAGAAATAGCGGGCGCTTCGCCGGAGACGCTCGCACGCCTCGAGGACGGCACGCTCTATACCTTCCCGCTCGCGGGGACTCGCAGGCGCGGAGCGGACGCAGAGGAGGACGCGGCGCTCGAGCGCGAGCTTCTCGCCGACGAGAAAGAGCTCGCCGAGCACAATATGCTCGTAGACCTCGGGCGCAACGATCTCGGGCGCGTCTGCGCGCTGAACAGTGTAAAGGTGGAGCGTTATCTCAACGTGCTGCATTTCTCGCACGTCATGCACATCGGCTCAACGGTGTCTGGACGCCTCCGTCCGGACCGCGACGCGGTGGACGCTGTGGATTCGATACTGCCGGCCGGGACTCTTTCGGGCGCTCCGAAGATCCGCGCCTGCGAGATAATCCGCGAGCTGGAGGGCGCGCGGCGCGGAATTTACGGCGGCGCGGTCGGATATCTCGATTTCAGCGGCAACATGGACACCTGCATAGCGATTCGCCTCGCCTATAAAAAGAACGGGCGCGTCTGCGTGCAGTCGGGCGCCGGCATAGTCGCCGACAGCGTGCCGGAGCGCGAGTTCCAGGAGTGCGCCGACAAGGCGCAGGCCGTGGTCCGCGCTCTGCGCGAGGCGGAAGGAGGACTTTAGACGATGTTTCTGCTCATAGATAATTACGACAGCTTTGCGTACAACCTGTATCAGCTCGTCGGCTCGTTCGTTCCGGACATAATGGTCGCGCGCAACGACGCCGTGACTGCCGACGAAGTGGAGGCGCTCGCGCCGGAGGCTATATTCCTCTCGCCTGGGCCGGGACGTCCCGAGAACGCTGGCGTCTGCCCCGCGCTGGTGCGGCGCTTCGCGGGAAAGATCCCGATTTTCGGCGTCTGCCTCGGGATGCAGGTGATCTGCTCCGCCCTCGGCGGGCGCGTGTCGTACGCGAAGACTCTGATGCACGGGAAAGTTTCGCGCATTTCGCTCGAAGGCGAGAGCGTGCTTTTCAAAGGCTTGGAGAGCGGATTTCCCGCGGCGCGCTATCATTCGCTCGCCGCTGTGGAGAAGAGCCTTCCGCCGGCGCTCAAGGTGACGGCGCGCGCCGGCGACGGCGAGATAATGGCGCTCGAGGACGTTAAGCGCCTCGTCTGCGGTGTGCAGTTCCATCCGGAATCCGTAATGACGCCGGACGGCCCGGCGATGGTTAAGAATTTCATAGACGCCGTCAAAGCAGGGAGGAAATAAAGATGATAAAAGAAGCGATAATAAAACTTTCCAAGAAAGAGGACCTCACCTTCGAAGAGGCGCGCGAGGTCATGAACGAGATAATGAACGGCCAGGCGAGCGGCGTCCAGATGGCGGCCTACCTGACGGCGCTCTCGCTCAAGGGCGAGACGATAGACGAGATAACGGCGTCGGCGGTAGGGATGCGCGAGCACTGCATCAGGCTGCTGCACGACGTGGACGCGCTCGAAATCGTCGGCACCGGCGGGGACAACGCTAACTCCTTCAACATTTCGACGACGGCGGCGCTGGTCATAGCGGCCGGCGGCGTGCCGGTAGCGAAGCACGGAAACCGCGCTGCGTCGTCGAAGTGCGGGGCCGCCGACGTGCTCGAGGCGCTCGGCGTGAACATCACGATTTCGCCGGAGCGCAGCGCGGAGCTCCTGAAGAAGATAAACATCTGCTTCCTCTTCGCGCAGAACTATCACATAGCAATGAAGTACGTCGCTCCGGTGCGCCGCGAGCTCGGCATCAGGACGGTCTTCAACATACTCGGGCCGCTGTCGAACCCGGCGGGCGCGAAGCGCGAACTGATGGGCGTATACGACGAGACGCTCGTCGAGCCGCTCGCCCACGTCATGTCGCGCCTCGGCGTCGTCCGCGGAATGGTCGTCTTCGGGCAGGACAGCCTCGACGAAATTTCAATGAGCGCGCCGACGACGGTCTGCGAGATAAAGGACGGCTGGTTCCAGTCCTACGTGCTCACGCCCGAGGATTTCGGCTACAAGCGCTGCGCCAAGGCCGAGCTCGTCGGAGGCACGCCGGCGGAGAACGCGGGGATAACGAAGTCGATACTCGGCGGAAGCGACCGCGGCCCGAAGCGCAGCGCCGTATGCCTCAACGCCGGAGCCGCGCTCTATATCGGCGGCAAGGCCGCGAGCGTGAAAGAGGGCGTGCGCGCGGCGGAGGAGCTCATCGACTCGGGTGCGGCGATGCGCAAGCTCGAGGAATTTATCCGGGAGAGCAACAGGTGAACATCCTCGCCGAAATAGCGGAAAAAACTAAAGCGCGCGTGGCGGAGGACAAAAAGCGCGTCCCGTCCGCGGAGGTGCGGCGCGAGGCCGAAGCCGCGGCAAAGACCAGAACGCCGCGCGCTTTCGAGAACGCGCTGCGCGGCGGCGGCGTTTCGTTCATCTGCGAGGTCAAGCGCGCCTCGCCGTCGAAGGGGCTGATAGCGGAAGATTTTCCGTACCTCGACATAGCGCGCGATTACGAGGCGGCGGGCGCTGCGGCGATTTCGTGCCTGACGGAGCCGTACTGGTTCAGGGGACGCGACGAATATTTGCGCGAGATAGCGCGCGCCGTGACGATTCCCGTGCTCCGCAAGGACTTCACGATCGACGAGTACATGATATACGCGGCGTCGGCGCTAGGCGCGTCGGCTGTGCTTCTGATAGTTTCGATACTCGACGGCGCGCGGCTGCGCGACTATACGGCGCTCGCGGATGAGCTGAATCTCTCGGCGCTCGTCGAAGTCCACGACGAAGCGGAGACGGAGCTCGCTCTCGGCTGCGGCGCGCGGATAATAGGAGTCAACAACCGCGACCTGAAAACATTCAAGGTAGACATGAACGTGAGCCGCAGGCTGCGCCCGCTCGTACCGCGCGAGATTGTCTTCGTCTCCGAGAGCGGCGTGGACGGCCCCGAGGATATAGAGATCCTGCGCCGCTGCGGCGCGGACGCCGTGCTCGTCGGCGAGAAGCTCATGCGCGCCGCCGACAAGCGCGCGATGCTAGACGAGCTGAGGGGGACGGCACGGTGACGAAAATCAAAATCTGCGGCCTCTCGCGCGAATGCGACATAGATTTCGTGAACCGCGCGAAGCCGGACTACGCCGGGTTCGTAGTGAACTTCCCGAAGAGCCGCAGAAACGTCTCCCCCGATACGGTAAAAAAACTCGCCGCGAGGCTGGCGCCGGGAATAGCCCCGGTCGGCGTATTCGTAGACGAGCGCCCCGAGCTTATAGCGGAGCTGGCAGATTCAGGCGCGATAGCCGCCGCGCAGCTCCACGGCTCCGA encodes the following:
- the guaB gene encoding IMP dehydrogenase; this encodes MEKNSGKFVDYRGFTFDDVLLVPGYSEVVPSGVNVTTKLTPQIDLNIPICSAAMDTVTEARLAIALAREGGIGILHRNLPLEDQAVEVDKVKRSESGVIVDPFYRHPSDSIRQAVELMEHYHISGVPVVDDEIRLVGIITNRDLRFVTNLDQPISNVMTKDHLVTAPVGTTLDDAKSILMGSKVEKLPIVDKDNKLKGLITIKDILKAKAFPNAAKDCHGRLRVGAAIGVGHDAKDRAAALVKAGVDVIVVDTAHGHSKMVIDMVAYLRKTYPDLPIIGGNIATSAAAEALIEAGADGVKVGIGPGSICTTRIVAGIGVPQVAAVMNVSETAHRLGKTVIADGGIRYSGDIVKALAAGGDVVMIGSLFAGTEESPGEPVIYKGRSFKSYRGMGSLGAMKGGCSKDRYFQEGATEDKLVPEGIEGMVPHKGPISAVIYQMVGGIRAGMGYVGAPTIDRLHTDSRFVQVTAASMKESHPHDVVITKEAPNYWAE
- the ispF gene encoding 2-C-methyl-D-erythritol 2,4-cyclodiphosphate synthase — encoded protein: MNDAPLWSFLITAGGSGSRLGGTPKQFRMLGGAPVWRWSFDTADRLRRMGRVRDIVMTVPSEDLAVLAGEAKKLGLTLVEGGRSRSESVIKGLGACRGPHVLVHDGARPFISERLCLKLMDAAEAEGSGAVPLLPSTDSLKIAENGEITGTADRSRCFRTQTPQAFPLQELLEVMENSPDGGTDEASLWMAAGRKIVPVEGEEMNFKITSRFDWDAANALVRCACRTERRTGHGYDIHQLAEGRPLIIAGVRVEGVSYGLLGHSDADVVAHTVMDALLGAAGEPDIGTLFPASDEKWRGADSMELLREVLALLASKGWRPEWVDVTLNAQRPRLGGMVPAFIENMNAALGGGEKRIFNMKVKSAEHCGSAGRGECMICHGVATISRVLAECAPRHEFD
- a CDS encoding PIN domain-containing protein produces the protein MRHDLELSKIMKRLVTAVMVFICGAAGYQFYLLMITEDWWPSITDIHPIGAGVLIVLVSAAFGFILAPLFWWGITKLGQFFESRMQNVSVPELIVSMVGLILGLLLANLIAIPLSKIPGGLGVYISVLLNVALGYWGLRFFAKRADDFWNILTNIDIKSKLTRSKKKGELSAADDFHTVLTCAKIMDTSAIIDGRILDVAKTGFLEGNIVLPRFVLAELQGVADSTDPLRRTRGRRGLSVVTDLQKVKGLTVEIPEVTLRELERDKVDEALVVLARRLNGKVVTTDYNLNKVAQIEGVDVLNVNDLANALKPMLLPGEKIEIDIIRLGKENHQGIGYLDDGTMFVVEDGYRHVGERVKVTVTSMLQTSAGRMIFGRIHP
- a CDS encoding aminodeoxychorismate/anthranilate synthase component II — encoded protein: MFLLIDNYDSFAYNLYQLVGSFVPDIMVARNDAVTADEVEALAPEAIFLSPGPGRPENAGVCPALVRRFAGKIPIFGVCLGMQVICSALGGRVSYAKTLMHGKVSRISLEGESVLFKGLESGFPAARYHSLAAVEKSLPPALKVTARAGDGEIMALEDVKRLVCGVQFHPESVMTPDGPAMVKNFIDAVKAGRK
- the trpE gene encoding anthranilate synthase component I translates to MYPELEEVKALARSGDYGRIPVCRELYADRFTPVEVMRTLRAAGKHCFLLESAENNQRWGRYSFLGYEPALELTCNDGKLRIREAVGDGETRERTEETDHPGAAIRAVLSEHKSPKIKGMPPFCGGLVGYFSYDYFKYAEPKLRGGEEAGDFRDVDLMLFDKVIAFDHYRQKLMLIAGVPANDVDAGYLRAWKDLDDMESLLVSGAKAVFRPLRLKEELTPRFSKKEYCGMVERAKKYIREGDIFQVVLSNPLTAAAEGSLFDTYRVLRTTNPSPYMFYFSSDDIEIAGASPETLARLEDGTLYTFPLAGTRRRGADAEEDAALERELLADEKELAEHNMLVDLGRNDLGRVCALNSVKVERYLNVLHFSHVMHIGSTVSGRLRPDRDAVDAVDSILPAGTLSGAPKIRACEIIRELEGARRGIYGGAVGYLDFSGNMDTCIAIRLAYKKNGRVCVQSGAGIVADSVPEREFQECADKAQAVVRALREAEGGL
- the trpC gene encoding indole-3-glycerol phosphate synthase TrpC; this encodes MNILAEIAEKTKARVAEDKKRVPSAEVRREAEAAAKTRTPRAFENALRGGGVSFICEVKRASPSKGLIAEDFPYLDIARDYEAAGAAAISCLTEPYWFRGRDEYLREIARAVTIPVLRKDFTIDEYMIYAASALGASAVLLIVSILDGARLRDYTALADELNLSALVEVHDEAETELALGCGARIIGVNNRDLKTFKVDMNVSRRLRPLVPREIVFVSESGVDGPEDIEILRRCGADAVLVGEKLMRAADKRAMLDELRGTAR
- the trpD gene encoding anthranilate phosphoribosyltransferase, whose translation is MIKEAIIKLSKKEDLTFEEAREVMNEIMNGQASGVQMAAYLTALSLKGETIDEITASAVGMREHCIRLLHDVDALEIVGTGGDNANSFNISTTAALVIAAGGVPVAKHGNRAASSKCGAADVLEALGVNITISPERSAELLKKINICFLFAQNYHIAMKYVAPVRRELGIRTVFNILGPLSNPAGAKRELMGVYDETLVEPLAHVMSRLGVVRGMVVFGQDSLDEISMSAPTTVCEIKDGWFQSYVLTPEDFGYKRCAKAELVGGTPAENAGITKSILGGSDRGPKRSAVCLNAGAALYIGGKAASVKEGVRAAEELIDSGAAMRKLEEFIRESNR
- the xth gene encoding exodeoxyribonuclease III, translating into MAITIATFNVNSVKSRIPVLTEWFDREGAPDVLCLQETKCRDEDFPAYFFEDYYDHCVFRGMKSYNGVAVLSKREPDEVWFGLGDGEAAEREESENARVALARFGELFVLNTYIPQGKEIDNPDYPYKLRFIERVRGLLERRCSPEGLVVWVGDLNVAPTDIDVTNPKNKKDHVCFHEDVKKALAYAMEWGLVDIFREHLPEAGEYTFWDYRVKEALARNIGWRIDHVLGTKRAAALCRSVRVERELRALDKPSDHTAVTAEFDIEF